The DNA segment catcgcatttaatgcgatgggtaaccgtgccgctTTCGCCGCTAGGCTAACCAACGAGAGGCTGCCACGTCAAGCAGAAAAccaggggtgacggttaccacgcgcgcgtgggcctcactctcctgacacgaagtgcaaccgccgcagacggcatgatgacacccgtgccagaggtcaactcaaacgtcgcactCAACGACTTATCCCACCAACTTGTcagagttcaaatttcgaagttttcCCGCCATAAAAATTACAAGTAACTTTAGGCAAAAGCTACACGAGCCGCGCAAGCTAAACGCCACCTTCAATTACCTTGCGCGCCTGATCGGACAAACAATAAATCCCTCAAAACCTGCCTTGGTAGCTGCGCAATTGGAAACAACAATTTCCACATGCGCCACATTAACCAAGATCAAAAGCACATTTTCTCCTTACTCTTGTTTTcattaagtccagagctccaaccacttgcgttgcgcatggtgcagcactggactggggggacttgaaggggtatggccccaaaaagccgcgcaaacctcctctcaggttgcgcgtgagaccatactccttatttcagtAAACTTATTAATAAGGTCCTCGCGCGCCACACTCCACGTTCTGATCTACCCCGCGCGAGGCTCAGCCCTCAAGAGGCTCgtatatcagcacttagcatgaAACGTTGGAACAAATGAGcatactaaccccgcgcgggttagtttgctgtccaacaagaaccacacagtaaggaagcgcacggctacctacagtggtacacaaggtacaagtggcagtaaaaggagccaatgagcgtccagcaggctctggtcaatcgtgcgccacgatcgtctgacgagaagtacacaaggacgcctacgtggcaccaatcagaggacggagacaactgtcccacgatctccacttgtctgctgatgacagaaggacaacaaggccgacagcagtgacacgtggctccaatcaaggtgcgccagcaccgaggaacgtctagaagccactaagcggtcgacgccagtgagacaaagagcatatccgttttgttgtccgcttccggcccaaggcccatcagcccataaccccttacacctcttcggctataaatagagacctcattccacatgttaaacattctattccctctactctcactcttagctcttaatttgatggaattggaatctcaattctaATCTTTATGTGTTTGGCTGacaatggaattggaattggaattaggcatgaattccttcaaattcctttaactaaaggaattcaaaatccttcctatatgtgaaggaattaaagtaatTTCATTGGAATCTTCGACCGTTTCGACCCGCACCGTTTTAAACCGTACCGTTTTGACCCATACTGGTTTCAATcggaaccgtttcgacccgtaccgtttcgacacgaacTGTTTCGACTCGTACCGTTTGGACGCGAACATTTTCGATCCGTAACGTTTCGACGCCAACGGTTTCGACCAATAAtggtttcgacccgtaccgtttcgacgcgaacggtTTCGACCCGTAACGTTTCGATGGCGAAAGTGGAGTTGGTCACACCCTCCGCTCATGTATGGCCAAACATTCATATGGCTGAAAATAAAAATGGTTTACTATCATTAATATATACATGTCGACTCACAAATAAGAccaaaacatacaaaataatCCTTTATAAACGGTTTCGAACCGTAATGTTTCGATGGCGAAAGTGGAGTTGGTCACATCCTCTGCTCATGTATGGCCAAACATTCATATGACTGAAAATAAAAATGGTCTACTATCATAATATATACATGTTGACTCACAGATAAGACCAAAACACACAAAATAATCCTTTATAAACGGTTTCGACCCGTAACGTTTCGACCtataccgtttcgacgcgaactgtttcgacgcgtccgttttgacccgtaccgtttcgacctgtaccatttcgacgcgaaccgtttcgacccatacctTTTCGAATCGAACCGCTTCGACGCGAACCGTTACAACACGTACTAGTGGTTGTGGGTGCCGGGGTGATGaattccaattcatttgacaaccaaacacaacaaaaatggaattgagattccaattccaataatttccaattccaattggaatgtttaaattccaaatctaattccttcaaattctaattcttatacaaattccaattccaattctaaaacattccgcgaaccaaacgccccctaagTGTTTCACCAAAGTTGCTTAAAGGCTTTGTTTTTTGTCCATTTCAAGTCACTAAGCTTTCATTAGGTATTCCGATCTTGTGAAGTGCACTCATATTTACCTTTATAGCTGCTATAAGAAACATGTAAGTTTTGTTAAAGTTGTTTACAGATAAACATATAACATACTTATATacttgaaaaaaataaaaataaaatgccCCACAATTTCATAGACGGATAAATATATTATTGATGCTTGCAATCATCGGTAAAGGTCTGTGGGGAAACCGATCACAAGTAAAATCTTCACCAACGGATCAACAACGAATAATTTTAATGACAAATTACTAAATATGCATTCACTGACAATCACCGACATAATACGCATCAACAAAAAACCAACGAATATTAGTAATGTATTACAAAATGTGTACTCATCAACGAATCACCAACAAGACATGCACTAATGGAACACCAATGGATCAACAATGACAATATGAACGACAGGTTATTAACAAACTCTTCACCATCACATATCTGACTGGATATTTGATCAGTAACACGACTTTTAAACttctttttttaatctttttgacGTTTTCGCCAGCAACCGGTCAGTAATTTTCTACGGGTCACCAATGAATTTGTTTTTTTATAGAACATCTATCACACACATTCTAAATATACTTCTAAATCTACACCAATGTTCATCATGAGACTATAACTCTCTACCACTTTGGAAGGAACCCCTTTATAACACAGCTTGATATATAACGCTAGGTCACAAGCCCTTTACTACCAATGGATATGTAGAAAACCATAACTAACTATTTTCTTTCGTCAGGTAAATTGTCTTCTCTTTCATGATCCTTACGTGATTATCGAATGGAtaataaaataaactttttaaccTTTTTCGGGTGATAAACAACAGATGAAATTGATTTATACATTGGTGAATTTTCTAATACAACAAATGAAATTGATTTATACATTGGTGAACTTTTTGATGCAACAAAGTGAATTCTTTTGTATGTTTATACGATTACAAATGTGaaatttctgttgacttttacATTTTCATACCTATGAGAACATGAATACATATCTCATGTCCGTTAAAGTAACAATTGTTTAATAAAAATGgctttttatataataaaaacttAAGTTTTTTAGTTGGTCTCATTTTTCATTGGTTACCAACAAGtcaactttttatttttattttttgtttaaaacGAGTTTTGACTATATCACTATAACTAATTAATTATCTGATAAAATGagtcaaaaataaaacaaaagtcAACTATTTCTAGAACTAAGGAATTTATATAATATTTCATAAGTCAACTCATAACACTTTAACAGGTATGTTTTAATTTAACACTAAAACCCTGTGTTTGACTTATGATGGTCAAACATTTTTTTAATGCTGCAATGTCAAACGATATTTGATATTTTATTCCCTGTAATTTCCAGCAAATATATACTTACAAACAAGATATGATCCTAACACATTTTATGATTTGTTGGGATTGTGAAGATCCCATTTTCCAGTTAAATATATGACACTAGCCTTACTAGGTGTCTGATAAAGATTATTTTTCAGTTAATTTGTTCTAAACTTCTAATGTGAAACATATTACAATGTATTGAAAAGATATATGAGAGAGTAGTAATGTAAATTCTcaattttaataaatatttgtattattatattaacAAAAGAATTAACTGGTGATTTATATATAAAGATTCATATATGTTATGTCATAAATGTAAATTTACAGAAATTTTAATGTAGGACATGACTATACAATGTATATACATAGGGGTATCGTATAAATAAAAGCATAACTTAGTTATATTTTACAGAAATTTTATGTATTATTCATATATGAGTAGCTAGTATAACTTAGttatattttagttttaataGATGCAATTTTTTGTTTTATACAAATGCAATTATCAATGATTACGCgtccaattttttttacaaatgcaATCAAAAGAAATAATCAAATAAAGTTTGTCCAATTTAGTATGTGTTTATACAAATGCAATTAGAAATAATGTTAAGTTTACGATTTCTAACATTAGTAAGTTATAGTAAGTGTCGGTATAGTATCAAGTCAAATCAGTACTGACCAAAAATCCGTCGCGTAGCGTAGGTAATCTCACTAGTTAGTATTAAGACACCAAATGATTATTCAAACATGTTTATTAAGACATAAACATTATATTGCGTCATAATAATCATGAAATGTTTGATGGCTTATTTAGTTCTCGCAACAATGAATATGAATATACTAAAGGATGATTCTAATAAAAAAGAGTTTTATCTAATAAAACCCAAAAGCTTGACTTTTATCTCGATTTCCATTGGTTACCTACAACTCattgttttttgtttaaaatgAGTTTTGATCAAATTACTATAATTATTATAGTATATGAATTGTAATTATCCGATGTATATGTTGTAGTTGGTATGGTTTGATTCTGCGTTTTTTGGCTTGACCGGTCGGTTCTTAAAAAAAAAGTAAtagaaacaaaaataaaataataaacaaaaatcaaCAGCTTCCAGAACATTTGGAGGTCAACTCATTACAGCTACCTTTGGACCAACAAACTATAGATTACAAGTTTACTATCAAACCTTTGTTTTTGTTATAATAgtcaaaacaatttttttattgCTACAATGTCAACGGAATTTGAAATTTCATTCCCTTATTATGTTTGCAGCAAATTTATAATTGCAAACAAAATATTTACCTAACACATTTTATGATCTTGTTGGGATTATGAAGATCACATTTTTTTCTATTGAAAATATTTATTAATCATATATCAAACTATGTGCATGCATTTGTTTGTTCTTTACGCATGTCAGTTAAAAGAAACAGTTTTCTATTAATATGTGTTGCATTGCAAAGCATAATACAATATAGATAAGGTGGTAACGTGTTAAAACACTATAAGTTGAAAAAACATAATACAATCTTCTTTGACATTTttataggattaggatcaaatacaaagaatcctaattgtaagaagtgtaagaaggatttagagtgacaagtgtccaataataaaaaaaaaccaactACACAAAAAAAACCCCACTAAAAAATGACTATAGTGGTGGTGGGgatgggtgtttagttttttttaggtttttgaggggggggggaggattagggttcttttcattcgtttttatcgtaaaagtcaaactgcgtctgactttctgcattaaccagtttatggtcaatgcgaagttcgtttgaacttcataacgtgagcgtaatcacgatcgttatagtccctagtgactatacctactgattaccacgttatctaggctcagtgacgagtcgtagtttcggccaaaatgcgtattctcgcgtattttgtaatcaaactacttttaggtatcaaaaccgtttgttttgataccaaacctgttttctaacaattaactaaacatgttttagcatgtttagctcgtcactttttagattagtgcttatgtagagtcgtaagtcaagcggactaaacacccgcttagactttcaaacatgacccatttggtcgatcattaggatccgaccagacatgtttagtgaccatagttgcatagggaataactttccaaggttataccttatggtcacctagtttaagtagttgtatgataagtagtttatatgtccatggtaaattaccaaaatacccttttcatacataattggtaaataAGCATATGTAATATaaacttttgtcacataactgattatgtaatatatctaaacatgtttaggcatataatacttgtcatagggctagttagacatCTCGAACACGTATTGCGCGCGTGACGCGTTAaaatagcgtaagctaccttaatgggtcgtaatgggtcgaaagcacttaggataagtttcattttaggatgcaggctttgttaaaccatatcacatgagttccaacactcatttggtttacaagacctcattctgtccgatcttccgatttaggcgtctattgtttgactagtaaTTCAATTGCTAgttgctacttgatttctctggtttacttgagtttgttgaagttctatttattgaggatactttgcattTCATgagagtacatagttcccctattttactattttcaattgttttggggtgattcatatgtacaaaatgattttcacggtttaaacgatggtttttcaaaaataattaagatggtttatccaaaactaataacgatttcaataaagtgaacaaacttgttggttgtagttacataacgaatgacattcattagcattgatcaagccgaccagtattaggttatggtaccataggatctgacgaatcccgttattttactgcacccatggttatgtgtgggggttgtgggtaacgactgaatctggtgatagttaatttaccctttggtggtttgttaacgcgagaagcgagaagcgagatagtcgagtcacgaaggtttgaatgttgttagcgagacgaccataaatagttttcacaattaaaacgaggatgatttaaacgatttaaatgagttaacgatttggaaacgatttgaacaagataaatgaattggataaacgattggtttttggttagtgtttagataacgagacgggtataatgtgataaaagcatggtggatacgccgctggtacttcctatatataagtgctttcaacatattacataccatggcgttatttagttcactagGGTAaatgattttgaaacgatgtcacacaacgatgttttctaaaagatataaaccatacgagtttttaacgagtttttacaagatgttttacgaATTGgctttctaaaacaaatgtttttgggttaagaatcatggctacgagattttacaaattataatcatcttgatttgagttggttaattatgttgcaatacacttttcaaaacgaggtttgtattttcactcttgtagtctaataaagtattgcaacataCAAACGAGCCACGATTccaatactcttataaaacctatgtacttgccagcatttctttgctgactttgtttttacatatgtttcaggtgttgttgcttgattgatttctaggatgcatgcgtcacataggatctggacgaggccttagtgacataataactgtGATAGTCAATATGTAACTTGTTtgttatgtgttaagacaataTTAATGTTTAaatttatcaataaaacgaaactctttttgtatccatggttatgaaacaatgattctgttacaacactccccgacgtttccgccacgatttgttgttttacgtggtcggggtgtgacaagtgggGCCCAAGCATTCCAGTTAAACGGGCCTGCATCGTTTTGAACCGACATTCTAGCACTACGCAACCCACTCGTTGAAAAGTCTTCACCCGTGTCACTTTGCCAAACCCACTGGTCCAATCCGTTATTCATCTGCACCTGttgaatcaagcccataagggtgcCCAGCTGAGCCCATTCTGCAGTCGTAGATGGGTCCTTGACCCATCCCCAACTCCATGTCACAACGGAACCCACCAAGCCCATATAAGAAGAGACCGCAGCCTCTTTATCAGTCGCCAAACGAAACAGTAGTGGGAACATGTTTTTCAGCGATGTTGAGCCGACCCACACGTCTTTCCAGAAGCAAACAGAGGTGCCATTACCCACAACAACCTTTAACCTATCTTTGACATCAATGCCCACCTTTGCGAGACACCCTTCCATGGACCTAATATCTTTCCACCATCCATGAATAGACTTATTCAGCGGAATTAAATTATTACCTCTGAGATGCCCGTGAATAGCTGCAATAACCTTCGTCCACAATTGGTCCGGGTTGTTCttgaacctccaccaccacttagTTACCATAGCCAAACTGAATTCTTGCAGCCCTCCTAATCCGACGCCTCCCAAGCTCTTTTggtttagttaacttattccacCTAACCCATTTAATTTTATTGGTCATTCCAGTTACCCCAAATAAACGACCTCCTTAACCCTTTAAGAGTGTTTAGAACAGATTTTGGTGCTCTAAATACCCCGAGAAAATACGACGGTAAGCTTCCAAGCACGGCCTTTGCGAGAGTAACACGGCCCGCAAACGAGAGAGTCTTTGCCTTCCAAGACGAAAgctttttctgaaattttctaacCACTGGTTCCCAGAACTTAACCCTCTTCAGGTTAGCCCTATTAGGCAAACCAAGATACACAAACGGGAACGACCCGACCCCGCAGTTGATGATGCCTGCTAACCGAGATATCTCCCTGTCGTCCACCCCGATTCCGAACAGCTGGCTCTTATGTAGGTTTATTTTCAGCCCAGTGAGTAAGTGAAATCACCTTAAGAACCTAGACAAGCTAACCGCATTCTTGTCCGACCATTCACCCATGAATATTATGTTATCAGCATAACATAAATGCGTCACTGTCGGGCTCTGGTTAGGCAAATCTACTCCCTTGAACAAACCCAGCTCAGACGCATTTTTGATGAACATAACAATAACTTCCATGGCGAGGATGAAAAGGGAAGGAGACAGCGGGTCACCTTGCCTTAAGCCTCTTCTATACACAAACTCACAGGTCGGGATCCGTTAATGAGGACCGACCCTTTGCCCGAACTAAGACAACCGGAGATCCATTTCACCCATTTGTCATGAAACCCATGCCGTCTAGAACCCGCAACAAAAATTTCAAATTAAGAGTGTCGTGTGCCTTCTCGAAATCGACTTTGAGAAGCATTACCTTTTTCTTACATTTTTTCGCCCAAGAAACTACTTCACTAATCACTAAAGGGCCATCCAAAATGTTACGACCACCTACAAAAGCCGACTGAGTAGGTGAGATGAGATCCCCCAGCATAGGCTTCAACCGGTTGGCTAGGACTTTCGCGATAATTTTGTACAGAGAGCCAATAAGAGAGATTGGCCGAAAATCCCCAATCGTTTGAGGGTCGTTTATCTTAGGCAGAAGGGCAATGAACGAAGAGTAATGAAAGGTTTAAGCTTATCCCAAAATCTTTTGACAAAACGGAATGAAAAACCATCCAGCCTTGGCGCTTTCCCTCCCTTGCAATCCCATATGGCACACTCGATCTCCTCTACCGTGAATGGGACCACAAGATCATCCCCTTGTTCAGCCGACAGTCTACGTAAACCCAAGTTAACAAAACCAAGTCTCCTATGAAACGACTAATAGGTGATAGGACAAATACTATTTAAATTATTTTGACGGTCGTTTACAACATACTAAAACTTTTCATTGTCAATACAATTAAAAATCATTGCCCAATTCCCTCTATTACCATCAATTTTTGTTGTACATAAAATATTTCGTATATGTAGTAGTGAAGCTTGAGattttcgactgggggcggaAGTTAtcggacctaaaaatttctataaaaccggggggtcgaaaaagtatatacccaaaaatttctatacgaaacatactctccactactgagcgaaaagttcggggagTTTACCACCCCCTCCAGCCCCTTAAGagccaaaaatttctatacgaaacatactctccaaaaatttctatacgaaacatactctccactactgagccaaaaatttctatacgaaacatactctccactaatgacccgctcgccattggcctcggcgattaagtcgatataaaatgagggacttatgatagagttttgtctagtaagttttaggttgttgtcctacccaaggaggacgaacgtacgtagttctacccaaggagaatacgcaggaataatattggcatcctacccaaggaggatggccgtacatatcctacccaaggaggatatgtagatcccgttttaaattctttaacccattcccaaccaccgggaatcccatgccttagaaagtgtgtgaactcacctcggtttgctcggttagattctcaaatatagctaacagtcgaggtcggtcaatcacgtcctaatatgattaccagttagtcatttagtggttttcaaatagagcacaaagttcctacacgcatctatcacataacatgcattactttaacggtttatgcccatgtaaactccccatctattcccattcacaaataaacatacgacattgcacataacacttttatcgacacataacatgttagatcattcacggataacatacttgacatttagacacgcaaattactacttatgtcatttcaacttaaatatccaaaactgggctgttttcgagcattttaataaaatagttatcttatttcaaaaattcccaaatttttacagaaggtgctaaacgatccaaatattattgtgtaaaaatctcggcaTCTAATCCgtcaccaatattttattaaaaatcattttccggactgtaatcagattcattattttctgactgcagcccacggaataattcattaaaaattcattgtaagtcggattgatgaaattccagtgggacaattactacgacatcagtgtccatctacagtaccagtttcatgatctaatcctactcaggtttcaagttatgacggaaaatataacacccatttattgctgtaaaCACTCAACTTTAGCTGCTATTacaaatcgggtctttaaaaatagtaaacgaagtccaaaaattatgattccagtgccattagaacagtatttcataatacataaatctagacttcaaaaaatacatttttcgttaagttacagtctggttacagccaactgaagttggctgtaaaaaccaAACAGCCTACTGTTTCAGCTTTTATCTTTTtaacttgtgttcgattgattccgttaacatgtttagtgatcacaacaacatcaaacatcaatattacaaGTAGATCAGCAAGTAATCAGTAACATAATCAAGACAACTTCAGTTTATCATCacttcattatgtttcatcaaTATTTCATTATAAGTTAGTTTATATGTAAGACCTTTGTTCATGGTTCtttagtgttcatggattttcatcatcaaacatctattaaccactctaataacatgaaaaatgaacggatctaagttcttaccactagttcgAGACTAGGGAAGTTtgagtgaagaaatgtggtggttaatagcgaatggagaaggtccttcaacttccgagagcaccaagcttcgttgtatgacccgtagcacctttgtatgtatgagGAATGGCTAGAATGGAAGTTGATGGTGGAGGCATGGTGGAGGAGGTGGCTGCGGTGAGTGATGGAAGGGAAGAGGGGAgagttttgttgttgtggtgagTTGGTGAAATGAAGGTCCAAGACTTAGAGACTTATTTATAAACCACTTTCCCTAATGTCCAATAtgtaatgtgttccatatcttcCAACATGTACCatttaaataatcaaaagaaaTGTGGGGATGTCCCCCATATCCATAACCGGTTCGAATGAGGGGGGGTATGGGTTGGTTTTCAATGATCTAGTTACTTGTTAGTTATGTTTCAAATGTCTAGTTAGTTTATTAaggtgtgttatgtaatataaggtgtgttagggtgtttgggaatcctaactagctcagaaaagtagaaACAATgcgtttggcaatatttttattttcggggtaaagtccggttgttcggtttgacactgttccgttaaagtgcttaattaatccgtaaagtgtcatacatgtatatttttgtaacgtttttaattttcaacactcaggaaagcataacggactatttagtaatTTTTCTatacactactagtatgttaacaagtacatgtaactATAACATaataatcagagagcagttaagtaattccacacagtcgtcaagcattTTAATTATCactaataaattgtacggaatacatggaattacgagggttgtcacaaatACCCCTCAccattcacttgcaaaacccacattgatctgattttggccctctaagttggagtttacacttcatacctgagggtaaatcggatcaaagcttgtggggaccctttgtaagtattccttcgttcttttcattcgtttttatcgtaaaagtcaaactgcgtctgactttctgcattaaccagtttatggtcaatgcgaagttcgtttgaacttcataacgtgagcgtaatcacgatggttatagtccctagtgactatacctactgattaccacgttatctaggctcagtgacgagtcgtagtttcggccaaaatgcgtattctcgcgtattttgtaaccaaactacttttaggtatcaaaaccgtttgttttgataccaaacctgttttctaacttaactaaacatgttttagcatgttagctcgtcactttttagattagtgcttatgtagagtcgtaagtcaagcggactaaacacccgcttagactttcgaacatgacccatttggtcgatcattaggatccgaccaaacatgtttagtgaccatagttgcatagggaataactttccgaggttataccttatggtcacctagtttaagtagttgtatgataagtagtttatatgtccttggtaaattaccaaaatgcccttttcatacataattggtaaataagcatatgtaacataaacttttgtcacataactgattatgtaatatatctaaacatgtttaggcatataatacttgtcatagggctagttagacatCTCGAACGCGTATTGCGCGCGTGACGCGTTAaaatagcgtaagctaccttaatgggtcgtaatgggtcgaaagcacttaggataagtttcattttaggatgtaggctttgttaagccatatcacatgagttccaacactcatttggtttacaagacctcattctgtctgatcttccgatttaggcgtctattgtttgactagtaaTTCAATtgctaggtgctacttgatttctctggtttacttgagtttgttgaagttctatttattgaggatactttgcattTCATgagagtacatagttcccctattttactattttcaattgttttggggtgattcatatgtacaaaatgattttcagggtttaaacgatggtttttcaaaaacaattaagatggtttatacaaaactaataacgatttcaataaagtgaacaaacttgttggttgtagttacataacgaatgacattcattagcattgatcaagccgaccagtattaggttatggtaccataggatctgacaaatcccgttattttactgcacccatggttatgtgtgggggttgtgggtaacgactgaatctggtgatagttaatttaccctttggtggtttgttaacgcgagaagcgagatagtcgagtcacaaaggtttgaatgttgttagcgatacgaccataaatagttttcacaattaaaacgaggatgatttaaacgatttaaatgagttaacgatttggaaacgatttgaacaagataaatgaattggataaa comes from the Helianthus annuus cultivar XRQ/B chromosome 4, HanXRQr2.0-SUNRISE, whole genome shotgun sequence genome and includes:
- the LOC110932014 gene encoding uncharacterized protein LOC110932014, coding for MEVIVMFIKNASELGLFKGVDLPNQSPTVTHLCYADNIIFMGEWSDKNAVSLSRFLREISRLAGIINCGVGSFPFVYLGLPNRANLKRVKFWEPVVRKFQKKLSSWKAKTLSFAGRVTLAKAVLGSLPSYFLGVFRAPKSVLNTLKGLRRSFIWGNWNDQ